The Sulfurospirillum sp. UCH001 genome segment CAAATCGATACAGAAGGTTGTGTGTATGGGGTTGAAGCACTTCTTCGATGGAACAGCCCAACACTTGGCAATGTTCCACCTAACCATTTCATTCCTTTAGCTGAAGCTTCAGGATTGATGCCTAAAATTGGACGTTTTATTATTGAAACTGCGTGCAGTGAAATTAAAGCGCTTCATCTTGAACTCGCACACTCGTTTCAAATTTCTATTAATATATCTGTACGTCAATTTATGGACCCTGGCTTTTTAGAACATTTGCTTTCTAGTGTTGAAAAAACACAGATGCATCGTCTCTCTATCACCTTAGAGGTGACTGAAAATCTCTTTATTGAAGATATGCACTATATTTTGCCACTCTTAAAACAGATTAGAGAGTTAGGTATCCAAATCTCTATGGATGATTTTGGAACAGGCTACTCCTCTTTAAGTATGTTACGTAAACTTCCGATTGATGAGCTCAAAATCGATAAAAGCTTTGTTGATGAAATTTGTAGCGATGAAGCTTCAGTCAAAATGGTACAAAACATCATTGCTATTGGTAAAAATTTTGATATGCATATTTTGGCAGAAGGTGTTGAGACCAAAGAGCAGAAAGAGATTTTGACAACCTTTGGCTGCGATCGTTTTCAAGGGTATTATTTCTCAAAACCTCTTCCCAAAGAGGAACTTCTACGCTTTTTAAAAGAGCAAACATTCCCAAATAAATCTTAATTCTTCTACTGCTTGTAAATAAAAAGAAAACTTTTAGAAAAACAAGCGCATCATTGTCTTAAGATGACGAATTAATTTTAAAAAAACTATAAATTTTTATATTAAGCTATTTTCATGCTACACAGTTAATATATAATTTTTTGTGTGAAACGGTTAATTATCATAGTTAAGTCATTTAACAATGATATGATTTTTAAATTATTGTACTAGATTTATTAATTAAGCCAAACAAACCATAGAGGATAGTCTATGTCAAAAGTTCATAAATTCGTTATTACGAATCCAGACCTCTGCATTGCATGTAACGCCTGTGTAAAAACATGCGTAAAACATGCCTATATACGTGGAAAACTCTCCAAAAAAAGACTTGATGTACTCACTTTGGAGAGCGGGAAAATGCCTAACCAATGCCGTCAATGTGATGATGCTCCTTGTGCCAATGTCTGCCCAACGGGTGCGCTTCGTATTGACAATGCCTGTGTTGAGCTGTGCGAAGAAATCTGTATCGGCTGTAAACTCTGTACCATTGCGTGTCCTTATGGCGCCATTAATATTGAGGCAGAATTTCCTCCTTCTGTTATAGAAGAAGTGGAAAGAAATCTAGAAGCTGGCTGTATCAGCGGGCTTAAAAGTATTGCCATCAAATGCGATATGTGTGTAGGTATAGAAACGGGCCCTGCATGTGTAAGTGTTTGTCCAACAGGAGCACTTGTTATGATTGATCCTGTTCTAGGTGAATGTAAATTTGGTAAGAAAATCAAAGGCGATATGGCACCATTTTTAAAAGCGGTCGTACCTAATGTCACTTTTGAAAACATCCCAGCACCTGAAGTTAAAAAACCAAAAGAACCAAAACCTGCTCCTACTGAAACACCAGAAACCAACAAAGAGGAAGCATAATGCAAACGATATACACCCTATTTTTGTTAGCCTCACTTCTGTCTCTTGCTCTTTATAAAAAACCTCTTCTTGCTCAAAAAGTTGGATTTGGTTTAGCAAGTGTCATTTCACTTTATGCGGCGGTTTTTTTCTTTTCAAATTTTGATGAGACGCTGATTTGG includes the following:
- a CDS encoding 4Fe-4S dicluster domain-containing protein — protein: MSKVHKFVITNPDLCIACNACVKTCVKHAYIRGKLSKKRLDVLTLESGKMPNQCRQCDDAPCANVCPTGALRIDNACVELCEEICIGCKLCTIACPYGAINIEAEFPPSVIEEVERNLEAGCISGLKSIAIKCDMCVGIETGPACVSVCPTGALVMIDPVLGECKFGKKIKGDMAPFLKAVVPNVTFENIPAPEVKKPKEPKPAPTETPETNKEEA